One Longimicrobium sp. genomic region harbors:
- a CDS encoding MFS transporter, whose amino-acid sequence MTRSDRLDRLPFTPLHRRLLGVAGVGWALDAMDVGLISFVMAALAKQWDLSPGTLAWIGAVGFVGMAIGASVGGSLADRIGRRAVFAATLFLYGLATGAAALSWSVASLLVFRLLIGLGLGAELPVASTLVSEFAPARIRGRVVVLLEAFWAVGWILAALVGYFVIPLSDAGWRWAFVLGAVPAAWSAVVRRTVPESVRYLERQGRGAEAEAVVRRFEAQAGIAPPAAADAAADAGAGSAGEARAGLAGLWRRAMRRRTAGLWLAWFGINFAYYGAFIWLPTLLVERGFTLVRSFEFTLWMTLAQLPGYAVSAWLIERWGRRPTLATFLAGSALAAVLFALAASPGAILGAGMLLSFFNLGAWGALYAATPEVYPTTLRATGAGWAAGFGRIASILAPLAVPPLLARGGIPAVFGTLAAFFGVAIAGALLLPELRGRHLSETLAEEETRLAGAASPA is encoded by the coding sequence GTGACCCGCTCCGACCGCCTCGACCGGCTTCCCTTCACCCCGCTGCACCGCCGCCTGCTCGGCGTGGCGGGCGTCGGCTGGGCGCTGGACGCGATGGACGTGGGGCTCATCTCCTTCGTGATGGCCGCGCTGGCGAAGCAGTGGGACCTCTCGCCCGGGACGCTGGCGTGGATCGGCGCGGTGGGCTTCGTGGGGATGGCGATCGGCGCGAGCGTCGGCGGGAGCCTGGCGGACCGCATCGGGCGGCGGGCGGTGTTCGCGGCCACGCTCTTCCTGTACGGGCTGGCGACGGGGGCGGCGGCGCTCTCGTGGAGCGTGGCCTCGCTCCTGGTCTTCCGCCTCCTGATCGGGCTGGGGCTGGGCGCCGAGCTGCCCGTGGCCTCCACGCTGGTGAGCGAGTTCGCCCCGGCGCGCATCCGCGGGCGGGTGGTGGTGCTGCTGGAGGCGTTCTGGGCGGTGGGGTGGATCCTGGCGGCGCTGGTCGGCTACTTCGTGATCCCCCTCTCCGACGCCGGCTGGCGCTGGGCGTTCGTGCTGGGCGCCGTCCCCGCCGCGTGGAGCGCCGTGGTGCGCCGCACCGTCCCCGAGTCGGTGCGCTACCTGGAGCGCCAGGGGCGCGGCGCCGAGGCCGAGGCGGTGGTGCGCCGCTTCGAGGCCCAGGCGGGGATCGCGCCCCCCGCCGCGGCGGACGCGGCCGCGGATGCCGGCGCGGGCTCGGCCGGCGAGGCGAGGGCGGGGCTGGCGGGGCTCTGGAGAAGGGCGATGCGGCGGCGGACGGCGGGGCTGTGGCTGGCGTGGTTCGGGATCAACTTCGCCTACTACGGCGCCTTCATCTGGCTTCCCACGCTGCTGGTGGAGCGCGGCTTCACCCTGGTGCGCTCGTTCGAGTTCACCCTGTGGATGACGCTGGCGCAGCTCCCGGGCTACGCCGTTTCCGCCTGGCTGATCGAGCGCTGGGGGCGGCGGCCGACGCTCGCGACCTTCCTCGCGGGCTCCGCGCTCGCGGCCGTGCTCTTCGCGCTGGCGGCCTCGCCGGGGGCGATCCTGGGGGCGGGGATGCTGCTCTCCTTCTTCAACCTGGGCGCGTGGGGGGCGCTCTACGCGGCCACGCCGGAGGTGTATCCGACGACGCTCCGGGCCACGGGCGCGGGGTGGGCGGCCGGCTTCGGGCGCATCGCCTCGATCCTGGCGCCGCTGGCCGTGCCGCCGCTCCTGGCGCGGGGCGGCATCCCCGCCGTCTTTGGCACCCTGGCCGCGTTCTTCGGCGTGGCGATCGCCGGCGCGCTCCTCCTCCCCGAGCTGCGCGGCCGCCACCTGTCCGAGACGCTGGCCGAAGAGGAGACCCGGCTCGCCGGCGCCGCCAGCCCGGCGTAA
- a CDS encoding nuclear transport factor 2 family protein: MKRSILFALVLALPACQVLNSIGLGGGPAPETATETAAARVVDAQVEAYNRHDLTAFLALYARTARIYLHPSQVVASGTEALRARYRTQWRDNPELRVEVTQRMVQGAYVIDHEHSVGWADGQDVRVVAIYEVRGGRIQNVWFIR, from the coding sequence ATGAAGCGCAGCATCCTGTTCGCCCTGGTTCTCGCGCTGCCCGCCTGCCAGGTGCTCAACAGCATCGGCCTGGGCGGCGGGCCGGCGCCCGAGACCGCCACGGAGACCGCCGCCGCGCGCGTGGTGGACGCGCAGGTGGAGGCGTACAACCGGCACGACCTCACCGCGTTCCTGGCCCTCTACGCCCGCACCGCGCGCATCTACCTGCACCCCAGCCAGGTGGTGGCCTCGGGCACCGAGGCGCTGCGCGCGCGCTACCGCACCCAGTGGCGCGACAACCCCGAGCTGCGCGTCGAGGTCACCCAGCGCATGGTGCAGGGCGCCTACGTGATCGACCACGAGCACTCCGTGGGCTGGGCCGACGGCCAGGACGTGCGCGTGGTGGCCATCTACGAAGTGCGCGGCGGCCGCATCCAGAACGTCTGGTTCATCCGCTGA
- a CDS encoding pyridoxal-dependent decarboxylase, producing MATPGDDAPAAALDFSPEERARWEWPADEVRRVGHQVVELIAAHLSSLPGRPVFRPFPAELAEAMTAPQSAPIEGADPASILAEFAETVEPYPFGNGHPRFHGWVNSPPAVLGVFAEALAAAMNPSVAGGNHAAVFVERQVLEWLKALAAFPPESMGLLVSGGSMATLTALAVARTAAARRDGVDVRAAGVAGLPRPLAVYTSPEGHAAIRKSVELLGIGSERLRIVAADGERRMRPDELDRALRRDLADGLRPMAVVASAGSAGTGAVDPLAELAAVCRAHGVWLHVDGAYGLPAILTERWRAALEPVALADSVALDPHKWLYVPVEAGAVLVRDADAMRGTFSLVPAYLQTDPAVGGGPWLSEYGFAQTRGFRALKVWMALKHHGLEGYRRAIARDVALAEHLAARVEESPELQLASCSLSIVCFRYAPPELAADPERADALNRRLLREVQLGGEAFLTSTAASGRYVLRACIINPRATREGVEALVRLVERTGRRLMEG from the coding sequence ATGGCCACTCCCGGCGACGACGCCCCCGCGGCCGCCCTCGACTTCTCCCCCGAGGAGCGCGCGCGCTGGGAGTGGCCCGCCGACGAGGTCCGCCGCGTCGGCCACCAGGTGGTGGAGTTGATCGCCGCGCATCTGTCGTCGCTCCCCGGGCGCCCCGTCTTCCGCCCCTTCCCCGCGGAGTTGGCGGAAGCGATGACCGCCCCGCAGTCCGCTCCGATCGAGGGAGCGGACCCGGCGTCGATCCTCGCCGAGTTCGCGGAAACGGTCGAGCCGTACCCGTTCGGCAACGGGCACCCGCGCTTCCACGGCTGGGTGAACTCGCCGCCCGCGGTGCTCGGCGTCTTCGCCGAGGCGCTGGCGGCGGCGATGAACCCCAGCGTCGCGGGCGGAAACCACGCGGCAGTGTTCGTCGAGCGGCAGGTGCTGGAGTGGCTGAAGGCGCTGGCCGCCTTCCCGCCGGAGAGCATGGGGCTGCTGGTGAGCGGCGGCTCCATGGCCACGCTCACGGCGCTGGCGGTCGCGCGCACCGCCGCCGCGCGCCGGGACGGCGTGGACGTGCGCGCGGCGGGCGTCGCCGGGCTGCCGCGGCCGCTCGCCGTCTACACCTCGCCCGAGGGGCACGCGGCCATCCGCAAGTCCGTGGAGCTGCTGGGGATCGGCAGCGAGCGCCTGCGCATCGTCGCCGCGGACGGGGAGCGGCGGATGCGGCCCGACGAGCTGGACCGCGCGCTCCGCCGCGACCTGGCGGACGGGCTGCGGCCGATGGCGGTGGTGGCCAGCGCGGGGAGCGCCGGCACGGGCGCCGTGGACCCGCTGGCCGAGCTCGCCGCCGTCTGCCGCGCGCACGGCGTCTGGCTGCACGTGGACGGCGCGTACGGGCTTCCCGCCATCCTCACGGAGCGCTGGCGGGCCGCGCTGGAGCCCGTGGCGCTGGCCGACAGCGTGGCGCTCGACCCGCACAAGTGGCTGTACGTCCCCGTCGAGGCGGGCGCCGTGCTGGTGCGCGACGCAGACGCCATGCGCGGCACCTTCTCCCTGGTCCCCGCCTACCTGCAGACCGACCCGGCCGTGGGCGGCGGGCCGTGGCTCAGCGAGTACGGCTTCGCGCAGACGCGCGGCTTCCGGGCGCTCAAGGTGTGGATGGCGCTCAAGCACCACGGCCTGGAGGGCTACCGGCGCGCCATCGCGCGCGACGTGGCCCTGGCGGAGCACCTGGCCGCGCGGGTCGAGGAGAGCCCCGAGCTGCAGCTCGCCTCGTGCAGCCTGAGCATCGTCTGCTTCCGCTACGCCCCGCCGGAGCTGGCGGCCGACCCCGAGCGGGCGGACGCGCTCAACCGCCGGCTGCTGCGCGAAGTCCAGCTCGGCGGCGAGGCGTTCCTCACCAGCACGGCGGCCAGCGGCCGCTACGTGCTGCGCGCCTGCATCATCAACCCTCGCGCCACCCGCGAGGGCGTCGAGGCGCTCGTGCGGCTGGTGGAACGGACCGGGCGGCGGCTGATGGAAGGATGA
- a CDS encoding GNAT family N-acetyltransferase has protein sequence MSTAETTLDLAFHPLTPERWADLEELFGARGACGGCWCMWWRLPRSQYTEQKGEGNRRALRALVDSGRVPGILAYADGRPVGWCAVEPREAYPALERSRNLRRVDDEPVWSVTCFFVARGWRRRGVTARLLRAAVEHVRARGGRVVEGYPVEPRRDGVPGAFAWTGFASAFRRAGFVEAARRSDSRPVMRCVIEPRDRPPGTT, from the coding sequence ATGTCCACTGCCGAGACGACGCTCGACCTCGCCTTCCATCCGCTGACGCCGGAGCGCTGGGCGGACCTGGAGGAGCTCTTCGGGGCGCGCGGGGCGTGCGGCGGGTGCTGGTGCATGTGGTGGCGGCTCCCCCGCTCGCAGTACACGGAGCAGAAGGGCGAGGGGAACCGGCGGGCGCTGCGGGCGCTGGTCGACTCGGGGCGCGTCCCCGGCATCCTGGCGTACGCGGACGGGCGGCCGGTGGGCTGGTGCGCGGTGGAGCCGCGCGAGGCGTACCCGGCGCTGGAGCGCTCGCGCAACCTGCGGCGGGTGGACGACGAGCCGGTGTGGTCGGTGACGTGCTTCTTCGTCGCCCGCGGCTGGCGCCGGCGCGGGGTGACGGCGCGCCTGCTGCGGGCCGCGGTCGAGCACGTGCGCGCGCGGGGCGGCCGCGTGGTCGAGGGCTACCCCGTGGAGCCGCGCAGGGACGGCGTCCCCGGCGCCTTTGCCTGGACGGGGTTCGCCTCCGCCTTCCGGCGGGCCGGCTTCGTGGAGGCGGCCCGCCGCTCCGACTCGCGCCCGGTCATGCGCTGCGTGATCGAGCCGCGCGACCGACCTCCCGGGACGACGTGA
- a CDS encoding putative quinol monooxygenase: MYGLIGRMKAVPGRRDALVAILLEGTGEMPGCLSYVVATDPSDADVVWITEVWESQAAHQASLSLPAVREAIGKGRPLIAGFDQHVVTTPVGGYGLQPAA, translated from the coding sequence ATGTACGGACTGATCGGCAGGATGAAGGCGGTGCCGGGCCGGCGGGACGCCCTGGTGGCGATCCTGCTCGAGGGCACCGGGGAGATGCCCGGCTGCCTGAGCTACGTGGTCGCGACCGACCCCTCCGACGCGGACGTGGTCTGGATCACCGAAGTCTGGGAAAGCCAGGCCGCCCACCAGGCGTCGCTGTCCCTCCCGGCCGTGCGGGAGGCGATCGGGAAGGGCCGGCCGCTGATCGCCGGCTTCGACCAGCACGTGGTCACCACGCCCGTCGGCGGATACGGCCTGCAGCCGGCGGCCTGA
- a CDS encoding VOC family protein, which yields MRIKLSSVLVDDQEKALRFYTEVLGFVKKTELPAGKFKWLTVVSPEAPDEVELLLEPNDNPAGRTYQKAIFEQGIPLAAFAVDDVRAEYERMQGLGVAFHTEPTQMGPATVAVFDDTCGNLIQLYQV from the coding sequence GTGAGGATCAAGCTGAGCAGCGTGCTGGTGGACGACCAGGAAAAGGCCCTCAGGTTCTACACGGAGGTCCTGGGCTTCGTGAAGAAGACCGAGCTCCCGGCGGGGAAGTTCAAGTGGCTGACGGTGGTCTCGCCCGAGGCGCCGGACGAGGTCGAGCTGCTGCTGGAGCCCAACGACAACCCGGCGGGCCGGACGTACCAGAAGGCGATCTTCGAGCAGGGGATCCCGCTGGCCGCCTTCGCCGTCGACGACGTCCGGGCGGAGTACGAGCGGATGCAGGGGCTCGGCGTGGCATTCCACACGGAGCCCACGCAGATGGGCCCGGCCACCGTCGCCGTGTTCGACGACACCTGCGGCAACCTGATCCAGCTCTACCAGGTCTGA
- a CDS encoding neutral zinc metallopeptidase: protein MRWGGLRRSTNVSDRRGMGGMAVGGGVGAVLLALVAMLLGVDPGTVAPGGGGGQQPAPQGAPANDQGAQFVAAILGSTEDVWGAVFPQQVGRPYQPAQLELFSGSTQSGCGFAQAQVGPFYCPRNASVYIDLSFYRDLQQQLGAPGDFAQAYVIAHEVGHHVQNLLGLSDRVHAAQQSARSEEEANQLSVMLELQADCFAGVWGYHVNRQRTQQGEAILEPGDVEEALTAASAIGDDRLQSRSQGYVVPESFTHGSSEQRVRWFQRGFQTGSMDQCDTFNAPSL, encoded by the coding sequence ATGCGCTGGGGAGGCCTTCGCAGGAGCACGAACGTCTCGGATCGGCGGGGGATGGGGGGCATGGCGGTGGGCGGCGGGGTCGGCGCCGTGCTGCTGGCGCTGGTGGCCATGCTCCTGGGCGTCGATCCGGGCACGGTGGCGCCGGGCGGCGGGGGAGGGCAGCAGCCCGCTCCGCAGGGCGCGCCCGCCAACGACCAGGGAGCCCAGTTCGTCGCGGCGATCCTGGGCAGCACCGAAGACGTCTGGGGCGCCGTCTTCCCGCAGCAGGTCGGCCGCCCGTACCAGCCGGCCCAGCTGGAGCTCTTCTCGGGCTCCACGCAGTCGGGGTGCGGCTTCGCGCAGGCCCAGGTGGGGCCGTTCTACTGCCCGCGCAACGCCAGCGTCTACATCGACCTGAGCTTCTACCGCGACCTGCAGCAGCAGCTCGGCGCGCCCGGCGACTTCGCGCAGGCGTACGTGATCGCGCACGAGGTGGGGCACCACGTGCAGAACCTGCTGGGGCTCTCGGACCGGGTGCACGCCGCGCAGCAGTCGGCCCGCAGCGAGGAGGAAGCCAACCAGCTCTCGGTGATGCTGGAGCTGCAGGCCGACTGCTTCGCGGGCGTGTGGGGCTACCACGTCAACCGCCAGCGCACGCAGCAGGGCGAGGCGATCCTGGAGCCCGGCGACGTGGAGGAGGCGCTCACCGCCGCCAGCGCCATCGGCGACGACCGGCTGCAGAGCCGCTCGCAGGGCTACGTGGTCCCCGAGAGCTTCACGCACGGCAGCTCCGAGCAGCGCGTGCGCTGGTTCCAGCGCGGCTTCCAGACCGGCTCGATGGACCAGTGCGACACCTTCAACGCCCCGTCGCTGTGA
- a CDS encoding 3-keto-5-aminohexanoate cleavage protein translates to MLIQAALNGGRSPREHPALPVTPQQLAGDAAACAGAGAGAVHLHVRGADGRESLAAEDVARTLAAIRERAPGLPVGVSTGAWIVTDPEERLRLVGAWEALPDYASVNVREAGAVALMELLLARGIGVEAGVWTAEDAELLAESGLAERCLRVMLEPMDGESDAALRNVGRIATALDSAGIRAPRLLHGVNATAWPVLRTALELGWDTRIGLEDALLLPDGTPAPGNAALVAAAVRLASESSNDGRRG, encoded by the coding sequence ATGCTGATCCAGGCCGCGCTGAACGGGGGCCGCTCCCCGCGCGAGCACCCCGCGCTCCCCGTCACCCCCCAGCAGCTCGCGGGCGACGCGGCGGCGTGCGCCGGGGCGGGCGCGGGGGCGGTGCACCTGCACGTGCGCGGCGCCGACGGGCGCGAGAGCCTGGCCGCCGAAGACGTGGCCCGCACCCTCGCCGCCATCCGCGAGCGCGCGCCGGGGCTGCCGGTGGGCGTGAGCACCGGGGCGTGGATCGTGACGGACCCGGAGGAGCGGCTGCGGCTGGTCGGCGCCTGGGAGGCGCTCCCCGACTACGCCTCGGTGAACGTGCGCGAGGCGGGCGCCGTGGCGCTGATGGAGCTGCTCCTGGCCCGCGGGATCGGCGTCGAGGCGGGGGTGTGGACGGCGGAAGACGCGGAGCTGCTGGCCGAGAGCGGGCTGGCGGAGCGCTGCCTGCGCGTGATGCTGGAGCCGATGGACGGGGAGTCCGACGCCGCGCTGCGGAACGTCGGACGCATCGCCACCGCGCTCGACTCGGCCGGCATCCGCGCGCCCCGCCTGCTGCACGGCGTGAACGCCACCGCCTGGCCGGTGCTCCGTACCGCGCTGGAGCTGGGCTGGGACACGCGGATCGGGCTGGAGGACGCGCTCCTTCTCCCCGACGGCACCCCCGCCCCCGGCAACGCCGCCCTGGTCGCCGCCGCCGTCCGCCTGGCGTCGGAGTCCTCGAACGACGGCCGTCGAGGGTGA
- a CDS encoding alpha/beta fold hydrolase, translating to MNTPRRILAACVAASLVSIVDPLGPAPLAAQARSGDDRFLGNWQGALQVSGLSLRLALTFERDPAGKLGGTLTSIDQGGAKLPMEVTVAGDSVRATLARIQAAFAGRLNSAGDSIDGAWTQAGTTLPLRLGKVAAVAALVRPQEPKPPFPYRAEEVAFDSEEGVKLAGTLTLPQGAGPFPAVVLVTGSGPQDRDESLLGHRPFLVLADHLTRRGIAVLRYDDRGFGKSTGSFAAATSEDFAEDALAGVRFLRARRDIGRVGIAGHSEGGLVAPLAAVRSDDVAFLVLLAGTGLPGDSILKLQGRLIARANGVSADLVDASARAQARMFAVIKAGGDSAAMVARLSEIGRAMVDSLSEEQRREAQVDPASMERNIRQLVSPWFRYFLAYDPRPTLRRVKVPVLAVNGGLDLQVPPKENLAAIEAALREGGNRDVRVVELPGLNHLFQTTTTGAPSEYGTIEETMSPAVLNAVSGWILERFGPGR from the coding sequence ATGAACACTCCACGACGCATCCTCGCCGCCTGCGTGGCGGCTTCGCTGGTGTCCATCGTCGACCCGCTCGGTCCCGCACCCCTCGCGGCGCAGGCGCGCTCCGGGGACGACCGCTTCCTGGGGAACTGGCAGGGGGCGCTCCAGGTGAGCGGGCTGTCGCTGCGGCTGGCGCTCACCTTCGAGCGCGACCCGGCGGGGAAGCTGGGGGGCACGCTCACCAGCATCGACCAGGGCGGGGCGAAGCTCCCCATGGAGGTGACGGTGGCGGGCGACAGCGTCCGCGCAACCCTGGCGAGGATCCAGGCGGCGTTCGCCGGGCGGCTGAATTCGGCGGGCGACTCCATCGACGGCGCCTGGACGCAGGCGGGGACGACGCTCCCGCTCAGGCTGGGGAAGGTGGCGGCGGTGGCCGCGCTCGTCCGCCCGCAGGAGCCGAAGCCGCCGTTCCCGTACCGCGCGGAGGAGGTGGCGTTCGACTCGGAGGAGGGGGTGAAGCTGGCGGGGACGCTCACGCTGCCGCAGGGCGCGGGGCCGTTCCCGGCGGTGGTGCTGGTGACGGGCTCGGGGCCGCAGGACCGCGACGAGAGCCTGCTGGGCCACAGGCCGTTCCTGGTGCTCGCCGACCACCTGACGCGGCGGGGGATCGCGGTGCTGCGCTACGACGACCGCGGGTTCGGGAAGTCGACCGGCAGCTTCGCGGCGGCCACCAGCGAGGACTTCGCGGAGGACGCGCTGGCCGGGGTGCGCTTCCTCCGCGCGCGGCGGGACATCGGCAGGGTGGGGATCGCCGGGCACAGCGAGGGCGGGCTGGTGGCGCCGCTGGCGGCGGTGCGCTCGGACGACGTGGCGTTCCTGGTGCTGCTGGCCGGGACGGGGCTCCCCGGCGACTCGATCCTGAAGCTGCAGGGGCGGCTGATCGCGCGGGCGAACGGCGTCTCGGCCGACCTGGTCGACGCCAGCGCGCGGGCGCAGGCGCGGATGTTCGCCGTCATCAAGGCGGGCGGCGACAGCGCGGCGATGGTGGCGCGGCTCTCCGAGATCGGCAGGGCCATGGTCGACAGCCTGAGCGAGGAGCAGCGGCGGGAGGCGCAGGTCGACCCCGCGTCGATGGAGCGCAACATCCGCCAGCTCGTCTCTCCCTGGTTCCGCTACTTCCTGGCCTACGACCCGCGGCCCACGCTGCGGCGGGTGAAGGTGCCGGTGCTGGCGGTCAACGGCGGGCTGGACCTGCAGGTGCCGCCGAAGGAGAACCTGGCGGCGATCGAGGCGGCGCTGCGCGAGGGCGGCAACCGCGACGTGCGGGTGGTCGAGCTCCCCGGCCTCAACCACCTCTTCCAGACCACGACCACCGGCGCGCCGAGCGAGTACGGCACCATCGAGGAGACGATGTCGCCGGCGGTGCTGAACGCGGTCTCCGGCTGGATCCTGGAGCGGTTCGGGCCGGGACGGTGA